A window from Hymenobacter volaticus encodes these proteins:
- a CDS encoding M28 family peptidase yields MFLRFYCSLLLGFLGFQVQAQQLTPSPTADTIRLRQHLLTLISTPQPRNYLHPASLQQAAEYIQQQMRTAGARTSEQTYEVQGKPYQNLIGSYGPEAGPRLIIGAHYDVCGEQPGADDNGSGVAALLELARLLGQQTNLPYRIDLVAYTLEEPPFFRTRQMGSYVHAQALHAAGVPVRGMVALEMLGYYDDRKGSQRYPFGPLKLLFGSRGNYVTVAQKFGNGRFGREFARRYRAAAALPVKRFKAPAWLPGIDFSDHLNYWQFGYSAVLLTDTAFYRNQHYHETTDTLDRLDMRRLGLAVDAVLATVLHP; encoded by the coding sequence ATGTTCTTGCGCTTCTACTGCTCGTTGCTGCTCGGGTTCTTGGGTTTTCAAGTTCAAGCGCAGCAACTCACCCCGAGCCCTACCGCCGATACCATCCGCCTGCGTCAGCACTTACTAACGCTTATCAGCACGCCGCAGCCGCGCAACTACTTGCACCCGGCTAGCTTGCAACAGGCCGCCGAGTACATCCAGCAGCAAATGCGCACGGCGGGCGCGCGTACCAGCGAGCAGACCTATGAAGTGCAAGGGAAACCCTACCAAAACCTGATTGGCAGCTACGGGCCCGAAGCAGGGCCGCGCCTTATTATCGGGGCGCACTATGATGTGTGCGGCGAACAGCCCGGTGCCGACGACAATGGCAGCGGTGTAGCCGCGCTCCTGGAATTGGCGCGGCTGCTAGGCCAGCAAACCAATTTGCCCTACCGAATAGATTTGGTGGCTTACACACTAGAGGAACCGCCTTTTTTCCGTACCCGCCAGATGGGTAGCTACGTGCACGCGCAGGCACTGCACGCGGCGGGCGTGCCGGTGCGGGGCATGGTGGCGCTGGAAATGCTAGGCTATTACGACGACCGAAAAGGCAGCCAGCGGTATCCGTTCGGCCCGCTCAAGCTGCTATTCGGTAGCCGCGGCAACTACGTGACGGTGGCGCAGAAATTTGGGAATGGGCGTTTCGGGCGAGAGTTTGCGCGCCGCTACCGTGCCGCCGCGGCTTTGCCCGTGAAGCGGTTTAAGGCACCAGCTTGGCTACCGGGCATCGACTTCTCCGACCACCTCAACTACTGGCAGTTTGGGTATTCGGCCGTGTTGCTCACCGATACGGCTTTCTACCGCAATCAGCACTACCACGAAACCACCGATACGCTCGACCGGCTGGATATGCGCCGGCTAGGGTTGGCGGTAGATGCCGTACTAGCTACCGTATTGCACCCCTGA
- a CDS encoding DUF2490 domain-containing protein, producing the protein MTVTAGFGQALPRLLDHNTLGWVVYSGDHALSDQWALHTEYQLRRVKVLGAQQQHLARLGLVRQLTDRVTVSGGYTYFQTHEYGRYPTVSGLPQPEHRLYEDVTLTDAFGPLQLEQRLRLEQRWVGQRAEEGAGRVQAWEYQHRIRYQLAGSYPLQGPTIDDGEWYLNAFDELFISFGRNVGNNIFNQNRLSGGLGYQFSDNAKVELNYLNQVTQHAEPNPATGRPVFEINNGFRVNILYDLDFTGGQQE; encoded by the coding sequence TTGACGGTCACAGCCGGGTTTGGGCAGGCTTTGCCTCGCCTGCTCGACCACAACACGCTCGGCTGGGTGGTGTACTCAGGCGACCATGCGCTCAGCGACCAGTGGGCGCTACACACCGAGTATCAACTGCGGCGGGTGAAAGTATTGGGTGCTCAGCAGCAGCATCTTGCCCGGCTCGGCTTGGTGCGCCAGCTTACCGACCGGGTGACGGTGAGTGGCGGCTACACGTACTTTCAAACGCACGAATACGGACGCTATCCTACCGTAAGCGGCCTACCCCAGCCCGAACACCGCCTCTATGAAGACGTAACGCTGACGGATGCGTTCGGCCCTCTGCAACTCGAACAACGCTTGCGATTGGAACAGCGCTGGGTTGGGCAACGCGCCGAAGAAGGCGCCGGCCGGGTGCAAGCATGGGAGTATCAGCACCGAATTCGGTACCAGTTGGCAGGAAGCTACCCGCTGCAGGGTCCCACCATCGACGACGGCGAATGGTACCTGAACGCGTTTGACGAGCTGTTTATCAGCTTCGGGCGCAACGTAGGCAACAACATATTCAACCAAAACCGCCTTTCCGGTGGGCTAGGGTACCAATTCAGCGACAACGCAAAAGTCGAACTTAATTACCTCAACCAAGTAACGCAACACGCCGAGCCTAATCCTGCCACTGGCCGGCCCGTGTTTGAAATCAACAACGGCTTTCGGGTGAACATCCTCTATGACCTGGATTTTACGGGCGGTCAGCAAGAGTAA